One genomic region from Phragmites australis chromosome 1, lpPhrAust1.1, whole genome shotgun sequence encodes:
- the LOC133883168 gene encoding uncharacterized protein LOC133883168: MHNPETVEERLAEATARARLEEPAEARERAHLDDEATRVPRDEEAASAETRVLALTNAEVVSAALHAQAVAIQNFRALVPIVLDRASTQYSKWRGLFVTTLGKYALDDHILHAGNPPADPDWTHMDCTVRSWMYATISTDLLDDVMTPGTTAHLVWLTIEDQFLSNKETRALILDAEFRNFVQGNLSVTEYCRKLKAMADALGDLGEPVQDRTLDLSVLRGLNEKFGYMAALLKRQKLFPSFIEVRNDLLLEEITMTSKTGSMSTALIAATDRASSPVAPSSENTGAAPSSGNGGTGGSRRDRRQRRNDNTSNRPPSGWPSFYNPWTGCWNLAGETTRTSSERTTANTHTTHAYTLEHDLVWCCRIGCHFLMLFHCLNKSLQGNLIKAYN; the protein is encoded by the coding sequence ATGCACAATCCGGAGACCGTAGAGGAGCGCCTGGCCGAGGCGACCGCCCGTGCACGCCTGGAAGAGCCGGCGGAGGCTCGCGAGCGTGCACACCTGGACGACGAGGCCACCCGTGTGCCCCGTGACGAGGAAGCTGCTAGCGCAGAGACCCGCGTGCTCGCCCTCACCAACGCCGAGGTCGTCTCCGCCGCCCTGCATGCGCAAGCCGTCGCCATCCAGAACTTTCGCGCCTTGGTGCCAATTGTTCTTGATCGGGCGTCCACCCAGTACAGCAAGTGGCGGGGGCTCTTCGTCACCACATTGGGCAAGTATGCCCTCGATGACCATATTCTTCATGCTGGCAACCCTCCTGCCGATCCCGATTGGACACACATGGATTGCACCGTGCGCTCCTGGATGTATGCCACCATCAGCACCGACCTCCTCGACGACGTCATGACGCCCGGCACCACCGCGCACCTTGTTTGGCTCACCATCGAGGACCAATTCCTCAGCAACAAGGAGACACGGGCTCTCATCCTCGATGCCGAGTTCCGCAATTTCGTCCAGGGCAATCTCTCTGTCACGGAGTACTGCCGGAAATTGAAAGCCATGGCTGATGCTCTTGGCGATCTAGGTGAGCCGGTCCAAGATCGGACCCTCGACCTTTCCGTCCTGCGCGGCCTCAATGAAAAGTTCGGCTACATGGCTGCTCTCCTCAAGCGCCAGAAGCTATTCCCCTCCTTCATCGAGGTCCGCAACGACCTCCTTCTAGAGGAGATCACCATGACTTCAAAGACGGGCTCCATGTCTACTGCCCTTATCGCTGCCACAGATCGAGCTTCATCTCCGGTGGCTCCTTCCTCCGAAAATACCGGTGCTGCTCCTTCCTCCGGCAATGGCGGCACTGGCGGCTCTCGGCGCGATCGTCGTCAGCGTCGCAACGATAACACCTCCAACAGACCTCCTTCGGGCTGGCCATCCTTCTACAACCCGTGGACCGGGTGCTGGAACCTCGCCGGAGAGACGACGCGCACGTCGTCGGAGAGGACCACGGCCAATACACACACAACTCACGCGTACACGCTGGAACACGATCTTGTTTGGTGCTGCAGAATTGGCTGCCATTTTCTGATGCTATTCCATTGCTTAAATAAGAGTTTACAAGGAAACTTAATAAAGGCCTACAATTAG
- the LOC133911737 gene encoding uncharacterized protein LOC133911737, with translation MRTPQPYRDEGSAVQGRVQRGRYEHRRDGAVLPLSSSPPRSPVSHQHQGVQKRMWRKKVSFVSPIATICTPRRQSLLTHPEGFPTPAVIDEILADAGGTSNISIIQGVEEEEHEEQQICVSFPSSHLVELQQPPIMATREAHELMAETELEGTSSQLISSIRETENDAMTTLEVARHVNSKHFEQPLSKEAMEVISMLVDKGSHLKFNKSKKVAPSEMATA, from the exons ATGCGGACACCTCAGCCCTATCGTGATGAGGGCAGCGCTGTCCAGGGTAGGGTGCAGCGTGGACGTTACGAGCACCGCAGGGATGGCGCTGTACTGCCACTGTCTTCTTCACCGCCGAGAAGTCCAGTTAGTCATCAACACCAGGGCGTCCAGAAGCGGATGTGGCGCAAGAAGGTTTCCTTCGTGTCGCCGATCGCCACGATCTGCACACCACGTCGCCAGTCACTTCTTACTCACCCAGAAG GCTTCCCCACCCCTGCGGTCATTGACGAGATCTTGGCGGATGCTGGTGGGACGTCCAACATCTCCATCATTCAaggagtggaggaagaggaacatGAGGAGCAACAAATCTGCGTGTCGTTTCCGAGTTCGCATCTAGTGGAACTTCAACAACCACCCATCATGGCGACGCGCGAGGCCCACGAGCTCATGGCCGAGACTGAACTGGAAGGCACGAGCTCACAATTGATCTCCTCTATTAGGGAGACGGAGAATGACGCCATGACAACACTGGAGGTGGCCCGACACGTCAACTCTAAG CACTTCGAGCAGCCTCTGAGCAAGGAAGCGATGGAGGTCATCTCCATGTTGGTGGACAAGGGGAGTCATCTGAAGTTTAACAAATCCAAGAAGGTGGCTCCCTCGGAGATGGCCACGGCTTGA